The Meriones unguiculatus strain TT.TT164.6M chromosome 3, Bangor_MerUng_6.1, whole genome shotgun sequence genomic sequence ttctgattttagtctatcagatctcatcaagagcggctgcattgtcttccactgtggcctggtaaaggctgctcccccctcaggggttggtgatcaaagagcaggtcaatcagtttatgtcagagacagtccctcttcccattactatggaacccacttggacactgacctgccatatgctacatctgtgcaggggttctaggttatttctgtgcatagtacttggttggagtatgagtctctaccaagacccctgtgttcaaattttctggttctgttgctttccttgtggacttcctgtcctctctatgAGAAGGGAGCGAATTACCTGGCAGgaatcttttcctccctccaggaAGCCAACACAGATCATGTTATTGGTGATTTCTCCAGGATAGGAGGCTTCACAGGCAGCCTGAGACAGCACTGGTGCATCCAGGCACTGCAGCAGGTCTGGGTTGTTCACTTTCAGGGAATGATAAAAAAATATGTGATTCAGATCAGGCTAGGAATCAACATTCCAGTGTTGACTACTCTGTGGCTCTGGAGCATTCTTCAAGATAGTACGGCTCACCAAGAAACTTTGATCCCAGAATAGTCATTACTGATGTCCTTACTGGAAGGATGTCCTGTTTACATTCTGGAATCATTCTGTCTGCAAATATCCCCTGTACTGATTGCAGAATGTGCAATGTATTTGCATCTCAGAAACCCGTTGGCTTCTAAGGGTAGGCACTTGTTTTATCTGAAAATTTGTAAAGAATGTAGATGAATCGTCTTACCTCCAGAGCTCAGGGTGTTGCCCCAGCCAGAGATGAGGCACTGAGTGCCAGCACGTGCACAGGATGTGGGCAGAGCTACAGTGGCCACTCGGGCATTGAGGGTCACAGGGGAAGAAAGCTTGATCAGCATGATGTCATTGTTCAGGGTCCATGAATTATAGTTGGGGTGCCTGATGACCTTGGCAGAATTGACAAACTGCTCGTTGCCCTCAAGGACATTGATGTTGTGTTCTCCCAGTCTCACTTGGATGCGGCTGTTGCAAAGAGAGGCATGTTAGAGACTGCCTCTCCAATACCTCAAGTCCTTCAGAGTCATTACACTCTTTGCTGAGTGAGTGTGGAGTGGGGAGGAGGCCTAGTTTAGTGTAACAGATATTTCAGAGCCATGGTGTTCAAGTGCTGCTGTGAGAACCAATTCCTGTCTGCTTCAAAGACAGGTGAGGAGAAGGACTTCAGCTAGACATCAACCTGCTATCCCTcctttgtatacaaaatacatTCTTGtatcttcattatttctctgcGTCTTTGTAATTTATAAACCATACTAAGAACTGTTAATCTAGTGGCTCTAGTACAGTTTGGGATGAGAATAGCATGGTCCATGCAGCTGTGGCACCTCTCAACTTGGTATGAATTCACTTTCTGCGTTTCTTTTCTAGATTTTCTGCCTGATAATCTGGCTGATTCTGATGCATGTTCAGGTTTTATTCACCCTGGTATAGAAATTGACTTTGAGTTCTCTATATGCAGTGAAATTAATTGAAACAGAGAGTTTCAAAAGGAGTATAGGTTGTCCATAGTCACTGAAACCATTTGTCACCCTGAAATAGAACAAGGTGTGACAATTTCTGAAAGTCTTTTTGTGACTTCATGTTTGGTTCATTGTACCGGACATTCAACTTTCCGGGCTTTTGTTACCTATACCATTGATTTATTTTGGATGGTTTAGGGATGTGAAAAGATTCCTATTCTGTATCCTTATTCTTCTAATCTCATGAAATAAGCTACAGTcagtaatctctctctctctctctctctctcttcccaatcaatttattattttagttattgCCTGATCTTATACAATGCCCCTAGAAAAGCCAAGTGTTTGATTGTACAATCAGGGCCCATCACTTACGACTTGTAGCAGTGAGCTGCAGACACAACCCACTGGTTATTGATGAGGGATCCTCCACAGAAGTGGTAGCCAGAGTTCAGGGACACCTGGTAGGGGACAGAATGCTTCTGGCAGGTGTATCCTCCAACAATcttgtcatcatcatcaacagGGAAAGCAACTTGAATAAAGATAAGAGATCATTGATAAGATAATCAGTCAAGGTGCTACAAGGTGGAAACCCCAGGCCTCTGTCAGCTTTCAGTTATTTAGGAATTCTTAATGAGTACcataaatgaaggcaaaaagATTCCATTGCATCACCAGTAAGGTAAAACAGTGTGTCTGAAATATAGAGAGCAGGACAATAGAAAAATACTCTGTAGGTGACTGCTTTCTGGTACTTTACTATAGGTAGGCTAAGTGAAGCTCTCAGCATCTAGAAATAGGGGGTAGAGTTAGTTGTCTAATACACTGCCTGCTTTGATCTCATGTTCACCCTTCATTTACACCCTGTGGATAACAAAGCTCAAGAGTTTTACTGTGgttggaacaattttggaaaatatCCTGGATAAGTAAAGCTTTAAGCATCTTTGTTTATAAGTCTCAAAgcacattgacattttttttaaataatacaaaGTCACTGTCCCAGGCCCATAAGGTCAGAATTTTAAGATATAAAGCTACATTATAAGGAGGATTTCAACTTTCAACTTAGGAGTATCCTTTATTAACAGAAGTAGGGCTGAACTATCCTCAAGCTGTTAGGGCCAAGCAGGAGGCTTGCTGATTCTTTTCATGGAACCACCACGTCTTTCTTTTTCAGACTTTCTGATCACATAATAAATGTTGGCAGAAGGGAAAGTAACTTTAGCCTTACAGAGAAGTCTGAAAGATTGGATGCATACATTATCTTAGGGGAAGAGAAGACATTGGGGTACAGAGGGTAAAAAAGCAGCCTTGGTGGTGGGGTTCATGGCtccaagaggaaggaagagaaggacgTGGGTTAAAGCATGGAACTCACCAGCAGCTCCCACAAGGGCCAGGAACAGGAGAGCACTCATTGTGGCGAAGGTAGTGAGTACTGGAGGGAGGCCTGCTTTATACCCCAaccaagggagaaggagggactaGGGAGAGGGCCCCCACTGCTCCTACACAAGCACACCTGTGGGGTTTCCTTCCCAGAGTCTTACATCATCTCTGTTCTGTTTGTCTACTCTGTGAGTAGGAAAGGTGCATGTGATATGGAAAGTTTTCTTCTTGGTGCACACAGGAAAGGAGTTGATTCTAGAAATGACTCTTGTAAAAACAGTGGAAACATAGACTCTGTGCAGCTGGGTCTTTCCAAGCTGATCTATAGTGGGTAGGTGGTATAGAATGCCGTGGACCTTAGATACATCCTAACTTCACAAGAAAGCTCTTTCATTTACTGTGAGAAAGACCTGGCAATAGTAGATACATGGCTATTCAAGGACCTGAAGATGTATGAGGAGAAAAATTGTATCTGGATCTAATAACTATCAGCTGatgattctttgttttttctcattattttatttatttattctctttatattctgatcacagcctactgcctcctctcctccttatCCATCCTCCCACTTGCCCTCCCCcaattctctcttcctttctactCAGAAAAGGGGCGAATAAGAGCCTTAATACATTAATTTGAATAAGGAtaagcacatcctctttcacagaggccagacaaggcagcccatctATGGGAAAGTGATCCTATAGCAGACAACTGCATGTGTTTGAGAGTCTCTGCTTCATTTGTTAGAGGatccacatgaggaccaagctgcccaccAGCTACATATGTTTAGGAGGCCTAGTTCctgtccatgcatgctctttggttggtggttcagtctctgttagCCCCCaggggcctaggttagttgattctgttggttCTTGAACACCAGGGGGATCTCTGTTTTTCTCCCAACACTTTTACAAGGTTTTCTGAATACTAACCATAATGTTTGTCTTTGAGTCTCAGTAtgtgttttgatccactgctgcaTGGAGGCTCTCAGAAGactgttatgctaggctcctgcctgcaagcataacagagtatcattaatagtgtcagcggTTAGCTCTCTCCCAAAGGCTGGGTCTCAATTTGGGGCAGCTGTTACTtggccattctctcaatctctgctccatttttatcccAGCACATCTTGTGGACATTGTAAATTTTGAGCTGAAGGTTTTGTGGGAgggttggtgtctccctccctccactggaagtcctgcctggctacaggagataGTCAGTCTCCATGTACCCTGCTGCTGGGAATCTCAGCTTAAGTCACCCCCTGTCCTCCCAGGAGTCTACTTCATGgaaggtctccagcttgtcccagagatgtcccAACCATCGGTTTTTCTTTTATCTCCCAGCCCTCTTACCTCCATCCCCTGCTCTACCCTCAGCTAATACCCACATTATATGCCCTCCCCACACTCTTTCCCACTCAGGTTCCTCTCCATCCATGTTCTGTGCCTATTTCTGAGTGATATTCAAGCATCCTTCTTTGGGCTCTCATTATTACTTAGCTCATTTGGGCTTGTAGATTGTAAaatggttatcctgtaatatTTAGCtagtactcacttacaagtgagtacatacaatgtgtgtctttgtgggtctaggttacctcactgaggatcatattttctagttctatccattttctgGTAAATTtcctggtgtccttgattttaatagctgagttgtattccattgtttaaTTGGACAACATTTTTTAaacccattcttcagttaaggaaCATCTGGTTTGTCTTCAGTCACTGGATATTGttaataaagctgcaatgaacatagttgagcaaatgtccttctattatggtggaatatcttttggaaatatgctcaggagtggtatgtctgggttttaaggtagagctattcccaattacATTGAGAAAGCTCCAAATTTATTGTCGAAGTCATTGTATAAGCTTGCACTCCCACctgaaatggaggagtgtttcccatGCTCCACATCCTTTACAGCAAGTGTGGTagtttgagtttttgatcttagccactttttaaaaattttatttcattttattaattacaattcattcactttgtatcccagatgtaacccTTTCCCCTCCAATCCcatgttccctccctcttcttctcctaggcccctcccccaatccattgataggggaggtcttcctccccttccatctgaccctaccatatcaggtctcatcaggactggcttctttttgtcttccactgtggactggcaaggctgctccccactcaggtggtgTTGATCCAAGatccagcccatgagttcatgtcagagattgtccctggtcctattattggggaaccctcttggacactgagctgccatggctacttctatgttatctccgtgcatggtccttgtttgcagtatcagtctcagaaaagacctttgtgtccatatttttacttctgttgctccctttgtgtacctcctgttccctccagatctttctatctcccccttctttcataagattccctgcactttgcccaaaatttgactatgcatctcagcatatgttttgattacctgctgggtaaagtctttcagaggccttctgagaAATTctcctgtcatgtttcctgttttttccttcttctgatttccatttcACTtgccttgcttagcttccttaggtgtacagctttttagaatgattatcctatattatatgtctaatatccacttataagtgagtatataccatgtctgtctttctgcttctgggataccccactcaggatgatctttctagattccacaatttgcctgcaaatttcatgatttttttatttttaattgctgagtagtattccattgtgtaaatgtaccacaatttttgtatccattcctcaaatgagggacatctgtattgtttccagcttctggctattacaaatgaagctgctacaaacatgtttgagcaaatgtgcttgttgtatacttgagcatcttttgaatatatgtctaggaatggtACAGCGGGGTCTTGAGGTTGCACCatttctatttgtctgagaaagtatcagattgatttccagagtggttgtacatgtttacattcccaccagcaatggaggagggttcctctttctccacatcctctccagcatgtgttgtcacttgagattttgatcttagccattctgatgtgagTAAGCTgcaatcttagggtcattttgatttgcatttcactgatgacaaaagactttgaatatttctttaagtgtttctctgccatttgatgttcctctattgaaaattctgtttagctctgtacgccattttttaattaggttacttaatttgttgctgtttaacttattaAGTTATTTACACattctggttattagccctctgtcagatatagggttggtgaagatcttaaTCTGTAACCTGtcgttttacagaagcttttcagtttcatgaggtcccgtttaccagttgttgatcttagagcctgtgctgttggtgttctgttcaggaagtctcctgtgccaatgagttcaagactcttcccactttttctattaacaggtttagtgtgtcttgttttatgttgaggtctttgatccacttggactttagttttgtgcagggtgatggatctattttcatttttctacatgtagatatccagttagaccagcaccatttgttgaagatgttgtcttttttccattgaatggatttggcatctttgtaaaaaatcaggtgtccataagtgtgtgagtttatttctgggtcttcttttctattccattgatccaccattctgtttctatgccagtaccatgcagtttttataactgttactctatagtgcagcttgagatcagggatggagatacctccagatcatttattgtagaggattgtttcagcgattctgggtttcttgtt encodes the following:
- the LOC110553970 gene encoding trypsin-4, translated to MSALLFLALVGAAVAFPVDDDDKIVGGYTCQKHSVPYQVSLNSGYHFCGGSLINNQWVVSAAHCYKSRIQVRLGEHNINVLEGNEQFVNSAKVIRHPNYNSWTLNNDIMLIKLSSPVTLNARVATVALPTSCARAGTQCLISGWGNTLSSGVNNPDLLQCLDAPVLSQAACEASYPGEITNNMICVGFLEGGKDSCQGDSGGPVVCNGQLQGVVSWGYGCAQKDKPGVYTKVCNYVDWIQNTIAAN